A genomic region of Carassius carassius chromosome 13, fCarCar2.1, whole genome shotgun sequence contains the following coding sequences:
- the LOC132155574 gene encoding forkhead box protein G1-like, with the protein MEELKAPVGFFHKSSFSISSLLLRHERARTDTIAAPDAPRSRAAKPPARSVQSNDGKDKPIRERNELATGPDKKEVVGKPKCEGTDGQEKKSKPDKPPFSYNALIMMAIRQSPERRLTLNGIYEFIMGNFPYYRENRQGWQNSIRHNLSLNKCFVKVPRHYDDPGKGNYWMLDPSSDDVFIGGTTGKLRRRSTTASRAKLAMKRGARLSSSSTAAGLAFAGSFYWPVPPFVTLQHRHPNPAAHHSNYAASVLSQSSRHFSSVGPAAERLLLPSGQEAAYYGMGCEQMTSASSFATSASVPLPLSAPCSFNLLSNQSSYVYSHQVPHTAGTSPWSQEESYLSKTSPSGQFFPGKPSPSSEYIGGLRTDIPSYFPHFNTASSMH; encoded by the coding sequence ATGGAGGAACTAAAAGCCCCCGTGGGTTTTTTCCACAAGTCCTCATTCAGCATCAGCAGCTTATTGCTCCGACACGAGCGCGCGAGAACCGACACTATCGCCGCGCCCGACGCACCGCGCTCCCGCGCCGCAAAGCCTCCCGCGCGCTCCGTTCAGTCAAATGACGGAAAAGACAAGCCGATTCGAGAGCGAAACGAATTAGCGACCGGACCGGATAAAAAGGAGGTAGTTGGGAAGCCAAAGTGTGAAGGAACCGATGGACAAGAGAAGAAGAGTAAACCCGATAAGCCTCCGTTCAGTTATAACGCGCTTATCATGATGGCCATCCGCCAGAGTCCGGAGCGACGGCTCACCCTCAACGGCATCTATGAGTTCATCATGGGCAACTTCCCGTACTACCGAGAAAACCGGCAGGGCTGGCAGAACTCCATCCGACACAACCTGAGCCTTAACAAGTGCTTCGTCAAGGTCCCGCGGCACTACGACGACCCTGGAAAAGGCAACTACTGGATGCTGGACCCGTCCAGTGATGACGTGTTCATCGGCGGAACCACCGGGAAACTCAGGCGCCGGTCTACAACGGCGTCCCGCGCCAAGCTGGCCATGAAGAGAGGCGCGCGgctgtcctcctcctccaccgcCGCCGGGCTCGCGTTCGCCGGCTCGTTTTACTGGCCCGTCCCGCCGTTCGTGACCCTCCAGCATCGTCACCCGAACCCCGCGGCGCACCACAGCAACTACGCCGCGTCGGTTCTGTCTCAAAGCTCGCGCCACTTCAGCTCGGTCGGTCCCGCAGCGGAAAGACTTCTTCTCCCGTCCGGTCAAGAGGCAGCTTATTATGGGATGGGTTGTGAACAGATGACCTCCGCCTCCTCCTTCGCCACATCTGCGTCTGTGCCTCTGCCTCTCTCTGCCCCCTGCTCTTTTAATTTACTCTCCAATCAGTCCAGCTACGTTTACTCTCACCAGGTGCCTCACACAGCGGGAACGTCGCCCTGGTCGCAGGAGGAATCGTACCTCTCCAAAACATCTCCTTCTGGACAGTTTTTCCCGGGAAAGCCATCTCCTTCTTCTGAATACATTGGAGGACTACGTACAGACATTCCCAGTTATTTTCCTCATTTTAACACAGCCAGCTCCATGCACTGA